From the Paenibacillus sp. R14(2021) genome, the window CGGCAGCCGGCATATTCTTCACGGCGGCGGCAATCGTTATTGGTATTTCGCCGCGCTCTCTTGCGCGGTCTTCCATGCCTGCATATCCCAGTCGAGCACCTTCTGAACGCCGAGTCCTTCGGCCTTCTTCCGCATGTCGTCGACATAGCTATTAAATTCGTTCTCGTTCTTCGAGAACACGGCCAGCCATGAGTTCGTCTTTACGACGTCGCCGATTTTGTTCTTGAACGCGTTCATGTCGTCGTCCATCGGCGGCACGAGCTTCATCGCAAGCGGCGTCAGCGTGTACCGGTTTTGGGCTTTCAGCATCTCGGTCGTCGATTTGAAGCCGGTCGTATCCTGCCAATCCTTCATCAGCTTGGAAGGATTGCGGCCTTGCGAGGACGGCCAATACCCGTAATTGAGCGCCTGCCCCGTTGACGGATTGAGGTTGGCGCCGGATAAGCCGTAGCTGTTCACAGTACCTGTGCCTTCCCCAAGCTTGCCGCCTCCCGGCAGATCCTTGTTATTTTCGATCATATCCCAGCCCTGATCGGTAACGTAAGGCTCGCCTTTGTCGTTCACGTCCCAGGTGACGCCCTTCGGACCATTCATCAGCAGCTGCATGCCGTCGGTCGAATACATGAAGTCCAGATAACGAAGCGCGGCATCGACGTGCTTCGAGGAAGCGCTAATCGCGAACGACCACGAGCTGCCGATCGGATTCTCGCCCCACCAGAATGCTTTGTAATCTTTGGGCAGGACGGAGCGAAAGCCTGAAGGATTGGCGGCATTCATATGTTCAAGCGTGTTGTAGCCGCCTGTATACCACGGCCACCAGCCGAACAGCACGCGTCCCTGCTGCACCTTCTGTGCCGAGGTATCGAAGCGCTGCGTAAGGGAGTCGGGATCGACGAGCCCCATTTGGTTCGCTTGATAGTAAAACTTCAGGGCGCGGATATATTCGCTGTCCGCATCAAGGATGCTCTTCGTTTCCCCGGTTCCGATATTCACCTGCAGGAACGGCAGCGCGAGCTGGTCCCCCGTGTCGATGCCGCTCCATACGGATGGCTGCGTCGCCTGCTCCATATTAATGCTGTCCCAGTCCTTCCATAGCGAGAACCCGTATACGCGCTGTCCGTCCGCCGTCTTCGGCTCCAAATCCTGCATTTTCTTCAGCAGCGGCAAGTAATCCTCCATTGTGTTGATTTCGGGCATGCCCAGCTTCTTGTACAAATCCCACCGCAGAGACGGACCGTAGTTAAGCTCAGTCATCACGTCGCCCTTGCCGATCGCATTGCCGACCGAGTAAGCCTTGCCGGTACCGTTGCTTGCGATGTCCCGATAGTATTGCAGCGACTTACCCGCATTCTTGACCAGGTTCGGCAGCTTGTCTGCGTAATCGTCCAGGTTCAGCAGCATATTCGCCCGGACCGCGTCGGACACCTGCTTCGGCGTCTTAAATACAACGATGTCCGGCAGCTCGCCTCCGGCCATGAGCGCCTGCAGCTTCTGCTCGCCCTGATCGCCCGACGGCAGCAGCTCCAGCTTAACGCCGACCTTCTCCTGCAAAATGTTGGCCCACCAGTTCTCCTGCAAGCCCGACGTATTTGCCGGCAAAGAGAACATTTGGAGCGTGACCGTTTCGTTGTCCGCGGCGGCTCCGCTGCCCGAGTTATCGGCGGTCCCTCCGTTCGCTTCATCCGTCGCACCCGTATTGCCTGCGCTGCCTGTGTCCGTGTTCCCTGTGCTGCCGCTGTTCTCGTTGCTGCCGCAAGCGCTCATGACCATCATCAGACTGACGGCCGCGGCCGCGAATGCTTTTCGATTCACGCGCATCGTGATTGCCTCCCATTTATATGCCTATCTATTGTAATCGTCGGTTTCCCGACGCCATTACTGAACGGTATCCTGCTTGCCTCGTCAGCCTTTGACGGCACCGATCATAATTCCCTTCACGAAAAAACGCTGCAGAAACGGATACACGCACAAAATCGGCAGCACCACGACGATGGAGATCGTCATTCGAATCGAAGTCGCCGTCAGCAGCCGCGACGGGTCGATCGGCTGGCCGCTCGACGAGGAACGCATCAGCGCCGCCAGCGCGTTCACTTCGCTCAGATGCTGATACAGCACGAATTGCAGCGTATACAGCTTGGCATCCCGCATCAGAAACAGCGTATCCATGAAGGCATTCCATTGTCCGACGCTTGCGAATACGCCGATGGTGGCCAAAATCGGCATCGAGAGCGGAAGCACGACCCGTGTGAACCGCACCATATAGCCGGCTCCGTCGAGCTGCGCCGACTCTTCCAGGGCCGGCGGAATTTGCTCGACGTAGGTTTTGAACAAAATCACGAAGAAAGGCGACACCAAGCCGGGCAGGATATAGGCCAGAAAGTTATTTAGCATGCCTAAATTTTTCATTGTCACGAACCAAGGAATCAATCCCGCATTGAAGTACATCGTCACGATCACGAACCGGTACCAGAACGTCCGCTTCCAATATTCGCCCCGGCAGAACGCGTAGCCGAGGAAGGCCGAACCCACCAGGGTCAGCAGCGTGCCGAGAACGGTGCGGGCGACCGAGATGAACGCGGCGTTCCACAGTCCCTTGATCTTGAACACTTCGACGTAATTATGGAAGTGCGTCCCCTTCGGGAGCAGCAGAATTTGCCCGGTCGAAGCGAGCTTGTTATCGCTGATCGTGTTAATGAAGATGTAGTAGAACGGGAAAATGCAAGCCAGCGTAAATAAGGTGAAGGCGATAATATTCATGACGTTAAATAGTTGGTTGCCGAGCGTTCGCTCCTCATGCAGCATCCGGGTAGACCTCCTTAAATAATCGATTCTTTGCGGATTGCCCGTGACATCGCGTTCGCGGCGAACAAGAGCACGATACTGACGACCGACTTCAGCATGCTGACGACCGTGGCGAACGGAATATCGTTGCCAAGCATCCCTTGGTTGTACACGAACAGGTCAAGCACCTCGATGCCGCCTTTGTTCATAGGGTTCTGGAAGACGAAATATTGCTCCAGTCCGTTGTTGATGAAGTTGGCGATCGACAGCAGCAGCAGCACGAAGAATGTCGGCATCAAGCCCGGTACGGTAATATGCCAAATCCGCGCAAAACGGCCGGCTCCGTCGACGGTCGCCGCTTCGTACAGCTCCTGTTCGATCGAGGCAATCGCGGCAAGGTAGATAATCGCGCTCCAGCCGAGGCCTTTCCAGGTCGCGTACGCCAGCATCGTCAGCCAGATATGACTGTCCGTGGCTAGGAAATTGATTTCATTATGGATGAGGCCCGCCGCGAGCAGGAAGCGGTTGAGGAATCCGTCCCCTACGGAGAAGACCGACCAAGCGACGGCGTAGACCAGAATCCAGCTGATGAAATTCGGCAGCGTCGTAAGCGTTTGCACAAGACGCTGAAATCGCTTGAAGCGGACTTCCGTCAAGCAGATCGCGAAGATCGCGGGCAAGGGCGATGTCAGAATGCCCAGAAAGCTGATCGCAAACGTATTGCGCAGCACGCGAACGATGTCTTCCCGTGTCACCGCATTGTCCACCAGCGCGGCGAAGTGCTTCAAGCCGACAAACGGCGTATCCGACAGCTTCATCCCGGCATGATAATCGAAGAACGCATAAATCCAACCATAGAGCGGGTAATAACAAAATAAAAGGACGACGGCCAGCAGCGGCGTTGTCAGCAGAAACAGCTGAAAGCCGGCTCGTTTCTGCGCGTTGGAATCCTTCTTCGGAGCTAGGGTACCGGCCCTCGGTTCAGCGGCAGTTTTCATGGAAGTCATGCTCCTTTCAGTTATGGATGCGCTGTCATATTCAGTGTAGCGAGCAGAGGAGGCGCTGCAAATAATAATAATTTCGAATGCTGATACGGTTTTGGAGTCGTTTGCTGCCTGCGTCCAGGATCAAAAAAAAAGGCCGACCTAATGGTCGGTCCCGCAATGATAAAGAGCGATGCATCCCTGCGGCTGAAAACCAAAAAACCAGATCGCAGGGAGAATGCCGACGACTTGCCGCTTAATTTCAGTATTTTGATCCCGGTCTCAACCTTCTCCAGCTTACCAGCCTAAGCTATCAAACCACATCTCGCCGCGGTTCTTCCCAATGGCCGTGCGGATATAACCGATCATCGGCTCCGGCAGCGCCCTGCGGTCGAACCACTGCAGCGCTTCGCATTTATGCGGTTCGGCATTGACGATCACTCCGCGCCAAGCGCGAACGTTCAAATAGAAATCGATCCATTCCGTGTTTCCGTTCTTGCGATGGATCACGCCCGCGATGTCCAGGTCCTCGGGCAAAATATCGACGCCCGCTTCTTCCTTGGCTTCCCGAATCGCGGCCGATTTCACTTCTTCTCCGCCGTCGATCCGTCCTGCCACGACGCTCCACTTGCCGTCTTCGAAGCCGGTATTCTTTCTTTTCAGGAGCAGCACTTCCTCGTTCCGATAGAAGAGGAGATGGACGGCTCCGAAGAAAATTGGGGTTCTCATGGTATCCTCCGTGTTAACTAAGCCCAGTAAATCCATTTATTATAATACTCAAACGAAGACTTGTTTAGATGCTTTAGACGCGGCACAGTTCCGCCTCCTGTCTTAAGAAAATAAAGTATTAGACTGGATGTATTGAATTCGTGCGGTGTTTCGAATTGCCAAACCCGTCAGGCTCTGAAAAATAAGTATTAGACTGACCCCTAAAAACGGAACAGCAGCATATCAGACGAGAAAAAAAGTCTGAGCTGCTGCTCTATTATTGAACGCTAACGTTCCCAGTTAGTTTAACAATGACATCTACTCTGCCCTCTAGCTTGGATGAATTTAATACTACTCCTGAACACCCAATGCTTGCTGTAGTCGAATGATTTCGGCCGCGTCGAATGTTCTCTTCTTATTGCTGCTGATGTTTTTACCTTTGGAGAATGTAATCCGAATCGTATCGCCATACGCGAAATCTTCAAACCGAAGCGGCTTCCCGTCGGCGTCCGCAAGCTTGGTTTCGCTCGTTACTTTGATGTTGCATAAGTAACCGACATCGTCGATTGCTCCGTGTTTGCCGCGGTTGACTTCATCAGAGCAGTTCACGAGAAATTCGCGATTTTGTATCGTTTCGATCGAATCCTCGAAGCTCTTGACTGTACTGCCTCTTCCACCCGATACGAACCATAGGACAATGAAAAGGATAACGAGAAGTAGCAATGCCAACGTGACGAGCGTCTTTTGTCGAATAAAAATCATTCCTCCTTGCAATCCCAATTATATCTTAAACGCAGTATGCAAAGAGTTTGTTACGCATTATCTGCCCTTTAGTGTTATGCGATTCCTGCCTTTCATCGGGAATGAGATCAAGTTCTTGTCAATTCGACGACTTTCTATTCCAATGCCAATTGATTCTATTGTTATCAATCATTTTTTCGTTTCAGATCCAAGAACCTTCCCTGCCTTGTCCATGTACAACTTTGTCATCTTACCATCCTTGTTCTGCCCAATTACTCCGAAAAACAGTGCATGCTGATCTTTACTAATCTTGAAGTGATATCCTTCAGCCCATCCCTCCCCTGGTCTTATACCGTATTTAATCGCAGTCTGCACCATATCTGTTGAATCAAGTAAAAGATCACCTTGTGGAATAATTTTAAAATCTTGAGTGTTTTCTTTGGCTATTTGTTCAATTGCGATTTTACCTTTTTTTATGTTGATGATCAGAGTTTGGTTTCGCGGACCATTTGTAAAGAGCAAATTCCAAATTTCCCTTTTTCCATCATGCCCAAGCGTTGAAGGAGGCATCGATCCTTTATCACCAACACTCGTAATGTAAATTAACTCTGCCTGAGTATCCCATTTTCTAGCTTCGCCAAGACCGATCTGATGAGCCTCTAGTAAAGAAATTGCTGGGCTATTAGATGCCCTTACTGCGCCCATATCAATGAAGCAGCTTACATAAGTTAAGAAAATTAAAATGGCTCTCCGGAACATGGAAAGAAACCTCCGGTATTTTTTGGAGTAGTTTACCATGTCGCCGATTGAATTATTCTGCCCGTTAGTTGGACAAAGCCAGCTTGCATTTAACTATCGAATTTGTCTTGTGGATCTCAGACATAAAAAGTCCCCTTCAAGTAGACTGTAGTGCTTTCTTAGCACTTGTCTACTCGAAGGGGATACTATCCGTGTGAGGTCCTGCGTTCAGAACATCCCGCCGCCGAGTACCTATGGTTCAGCCGTGCAGCATTACTTGCCGTTTAGAGGTGTCGAGATTTCTTGTAGGAAACGGCCGAAGTTCCCTTCCGACCAGTGCTCGACGGATTTGCCGTTCTCAATGCGGTCGATGGAAATGCCGCTGAGGTGGACTTCACGGCCGGATGCCGGGATTCCTAGAATCGTGCCGGTGTGGACGCCTCCCAGGGTCCAACGCGTAACGACTTTGTTGCCCTCTGCGATTTGATCGAGCACTTCCAATTTATAACCTTTGAGCGCCCCTTTTAGCTCGAGGTCGCTAGCGAGCCAAACTCCGCGGTCCATGGGACCGTCAAATCCGTGAAGCAACAGGTCCTTCGAGATATACTTATCGAAGCCGGCAGCGAGATCCCCGTTGTAGCTAGCGTAGAACGCCGCGGCTACTTGTTTTGGATCCTGTTGGTTGTTTAGAGGAGTCGAGATTTCCTGCAGGAAACGACCGAAGTTTCCTTCCGACCAGTGCTCGATGGATTTGCCGTTCTCAATGCGGTCGATTGAAATACCGCTGAGGTGGACTTCACGGCCGGATGCTGGGATTCCTAGAATCGTGCCGGTATGGACGCCTCCCAGGGTCCAACGCGTAACGACTTTGTTGCCCTCTGCGATTTGATCGAGCACTTCCAATTTATAGCCTTTGAGCGCCGCTTTTAGCTCGAGGTCGCTAGCGAGCCAAACTCCGCGGTCCATGGGACCGTCGAATCCGTGAAGCAACAGGTCCTTCGAGATATACTTATCGAAACCGGCGGCGAGATCCCCGTTGTAGCTAGCGTAGAACGCCGTGGCGACCTGTTTTGGCTTCAGTAGGTGATTGGCCGAGACTTCGCTTGATACCTGGACTTTATTGTTTTTAATGTTTTGAGTTACTTGATTGGTTGGGGGAGCCTGGAGCTCCTGCAAGAATCGTCCGAAGTTCCCTTCCGACCAGTGCTCGACGGATTTGCCGTTCTCAATGCGGTCGATGGAAATACCGCTGAGGTGGACTTCGCGGCCGGACGCTGGAATTCCCAGAATCGTGCCGGTTTGGACGCCGCCCAGTGTCCAACGTGTGACGACCTTGTTGCCTTCCGCTATTTGATCGAGAACTTGCAGTTTATAACCTTTGAGCGCCCCTTTTAGCTCGAGGTCGCTAGCGAGCCAAACTCCGCGGTCCATGGGACCGTCGAACCCGTGAAGCACCAATTTCTTTGAAATATATTTCTCGAAGCCAGCGGCGAGATCCCCGTTGTAGCTGGCGTAGAACGCCGCGGCTACCTGTTTTGGCTTCAGTTGATGACTAGACGATGCACCCTGGTTGGATTTTTCAACTTTGTTCGCTCTTACAACAGTAGCTGCGTAAGAATGCGAACTATTCGAGAACGATACTGTTCCGACTGTACCAAGTGTCATCGTTAGAGCAAGACTTAATACCTTTAATTTATTATGGAATTTCTTCATCGCAAATTATCTCTCCCTTAGCATCATTTAGTTAAGTCTTTAAGGTAATCGGCTTAAAGAGACTCTTAGCACTTGTCTACTCGAAGGGGTTACTATCCGAGTAAGGTCATGCGTTCAGAACATCCCGCCGCCGGCGCCGATTGTTTGACCGGTGATCCATCGGGCTTGATCTGATACCAAGAAGCCGACAATGTCAGCGATGTCTTCCGGCGTACCGACGCGTGCCAGAAGTGTTTGGGCAATCTCTCCGTCGATAACCGCTTGTCCGGCAGCGATCAGAGCCGGCGTAAGGGTAGCGCCGGGAAGGACGCTGTTGACGGTAATTCCCCGAGCGCCTACTTCATGAGCGAGCACTCGAACAAGATGGTCAGTAGCGGCTTTACTCGCTGCGTAAACGCCAGTTCCCGGACGAGGGATGATTGTCAGTCCAGCAGAGATAGCGACTATCCGCCCTCCATCCGGAAGTCGGATGGCCGCTTCTTTGAGGGCAATGAAGCTCCCGCGTGTGTTGGTAGCAAACATTTCATCGAACTGTTCATCCGTCGTGCCGACAATGGTGCCGTGTTTCACATTCGCAGCGTTGAGCACCACGATATCCACGTGTCCAAATTATTTCTCGGCTAAATCAAACAGTCCTCGCATTTGCGCGGAGTCGGAGATGTCAGCCCCCACAGCGATAGCCTTACCACCGCTTTGTACGATGCATTGCACGACCTCTTCGGCGTCTTGACGGGCACTGGGGTAGTAGTTGACTACCACGTTGACACCGTCCTTACTAAGACGCTCGGCGATAGCCCTACCAATCCCACCCGACGCTCCGGTCACCAACGCTACTTTGCCCTGAAGAGATAATCTGTCCATGTAAATTCCTCCCTCCTTAATTTCTAGACTTAATTGAAAAAATTGGGGTTAACTTATCTAAGCTCCCGAGGCTTACCGGAACGCACGAATATTATAAGCTGCCCTACTATGATGCCGGCTTTCGATACGCTGTGACTGACAAAATACGTTTAGATCATGCTTAGAATAAATTGTTCCGCCCCGGTACAAGTACTACTTTACATCGATACTTACCGCATGATAAACACTATATCAATGTACATTAACACTAAATCTATATATAATGGTCGCTGAAGCTTGATCAAACATGGAGGGTTTTCATGGAACTGCGACAATTGCGCTATTTTATGAAGGTAGCCGAGACCTTACACTTCGGACGCGCGGCCGAGCAATTGCATATGGCCCAACAACCGCTCAGTTATCAAATAAAGAGGCTTGAGGATGAGATAGGCGTTGAACTGTTGAAGCGAACGACCCGTACGGTCGCGCTAACGTCCGCTGGCGAGGCGCTGCTGGCCGATGTTCAGGCCGGTCTTGGGCGAATTGACCGAGGGGTGGAAATAGCGCAACGAATCGCGCGCGGTGAAGGCGGCAAGTTGATTATTGGTTACTCAAGTTACAGTTTATATAGCGTTCTGCCACCGATTGTGCGCCAGTTTCGAGAACGGTTCCCGCATTTTGAGATCGTGCTTCTCGAGTTGGTTTCTCCTGAATTGGAGCTTAAGGTTCTAAACGAAGACGTGGACATTGGCTTCTTGATGTTCCCCGGCGCCAAAATGTCTGGATTAGCGTATGAAACGATCTATCAGGAGCCAGCCGCGATCGCGCTCCCCAAGAATCATCCCCTAGCCGAGCGACAATCACTTTCGCTCCGGGAACTAGAAAACGAGAAGTTCGTGATGTACTCACGCAGCGCAAATCGCATGATCTTCGACGATTTCATTTCGTTATGCCATTTGGCTGGATTTAGCCCCGTCATTAATCAAGAGGCGGCAACCGAGTCTGCTATCATTAGTCTTGTGGCAGCCGGAGTTGGGGTGTCTCTAGTAGCGAGCAGCATTAGCAGAGTTCGACCGGATGAAGTCGCCTATCGGCGACTTATCGATCCCCCGCTGATCTCGGAGGCGGCAGTGCTATGGAAGGAGGAAAAACAACTACCGATTTTGCAAGAAATACGTCAGATCGCGCGCGAAGTAACACAAAGAGAAGGTTCTGATTAAAGTAAAAGTCCACCAGGTTTTTGATTCACTGGGTGGACTTTTATTGTCTTGCGCAATTTATGTTTGCTATTTGACAGGCACCTCTTGAGCGCCTCTTGAAATTTCCGCCTACGTGAACCCAGCAGCCCAATTACGTAATGTCGTTTACTATTGTTATAGCCCTTTAGCCATCCGTTTACCTTGAATCAGCCAGCTCATTTGCTGCATTAACCTCCCTCTATGAGCAAACGCTTTTCTCAGGATTTCTCGCTTATTCTCAAGAATGCGGCATTCTCAAAAACACATTAACCATGAGCAGTTGGATTGGTTATCAAGGTGAGGGGAACTTTGGAGACGGGAAAAGCGCAAAGCAACCTCTCCTTAGACCACCTGCTTTAAAAAGTGGTTACTTAGGAAAGATATAGTCGCACTTTTGGATCTCCACAAGGTCTCATGGTGGTGACCCTCCCATGTCTCACAGAATCTTCGCTCCCACATTCCTTCATTCAACCTATCCATGAGGTGGAGGTCAGATATGCTGCCCGCCAGGATCTACGTCCGTATGTTAGTTAGCTCCGACTCATCCGTGCTTCTGCTGTTGTCATGGTTTATTTCGTTTAATGCCCGTTCGTAACTTAAGCGGCAATCGGTTCACTTGCAAATCGAGGGATATCAGCCAGCATCCTGTCCTCGTAGAATGCATGGCCTTTCTTCAAGATGCCAAACAGAATACGGATCAACTTGTTGCATAACGCAATGAGCGACTGCATTTTCTTAAGCGGATTTTCTGGTCTTGTCGTGTAGTATTCATGCAAGGCCTTAAAGGCTGGGTTCTTCGCCACGAGCGGTATGACTACCCGGAACAGCAAGGCTCGAAGCCCCTTCCTGCCGCGCTTTGTGATCTTCGTCTGGCCTTTGTGCTTGCCGGACGTATTCTCACGCAAGTTTAGACCGGCCAGCTTGCTGATCTGTCTGGGATGCCGGTACTGCTGAATGTCGCCGACTTCTGCGAGAAATCCAATCGCCGTATCGCGACCAATCCCTTTCATGGCCAAAAGCTGCTTGCTGCTTGGAATTTGCTCCAGGAGCTCATCCATTCTTGCATGCAACTCGGTGAACTGCTCCTGAAGAAATTCGTACTGCGTAAGCAGCAGCTGCAGTTCCATCTTGGCCAGTTCTTTGCCTTGCTCAATGCCTACAGAACAGCGAGCCGCCTCTTTAAACCGGTGGATCCGGCTCAATCCGGCGCCGCGCTTCGCTACCTGTCTCATATGTTCAAGGAGATACTCATCCGATACATGGACAATTTCACCCGGCAGAAGTTTGAGCTTAAGAAGCTGTATCGCCGACTTGCATTCCCAATCTTTGAACACCGTCAAAAACTCCGGGAAATAGCGGTCCAGCCAGTTATGCATGCGCCCTTGCACCACACGCAGGTCAGTCGACAGATGGTCGCGAATCTTCGTCGCCTCTCGCAGTTCGGCGTAAACGCCCTGCGGCAGGCTGGGTACGGCATACCGCCCGTCTTTGACCAGTTGGGCAATGACGCGTGCATCCTTGACGTCATTCTTCGTCGGTGAATTGTCGTCGAGTTCTTTGGTCCGCTTCACATGCAACGGATTTACCACACCACACGTAATATCTTACTGCTTCAAATGATGAACGAGATTCAACCAGTAATGGCCTGTCGGTTCCATACCGATGATGACGTCATTATATCCTTGCTCAGCCATGAGCTTGCGAAACCACGAATTGAATCTTTCGAATCCATCTAACGTGTTCTCAAAGGTTACCGGCTTCCCAACTTCGACTCCC encodes:
- a CDS encoding extracellular solute-binding protein, producing MRVNRKAFAAAAVSLMMVMSACGSNENSGSTGNTDTGSAGNTGATDEANGGTADNSGSGAAADNETVTLQMFSLPANTSGLQENWWANILQEKVGVKLELLPSGDQGEQKLQALMAGGELPDIVVFKTPKQVSDAVRANMLLNLDDYADKLPNLVKNAGKSLQYYRDIASNGTGKAYSVGNAIGKGDVMTELNYGPSLRWDLYKKLGMPEINTMEDYLPLLKKMQDLEPKTADGQRVYGFSLWKDWDSINMEQATQPSVWSGIDTGDQLALPFLQVNIGTGETKSILDADSEYIRALKFYYQANQMGLVDPDSLTQRFDTSAQKVQQGRVLFGWWPWYTGGYNTLEHMNAANPSGFRSVLPKDYKAFWWGENPIGSSWSFAISASSKHVDAALRYLDFMYSTDGMQLLMNGPKGVTWDVNDKGEPYVTDQGWDMIENNKDLPGGGKLGEGTGTVNSYGLSGANLNPSTGQALNYGYWPSSQGRNPSKLMKDWQDTTGFKSTTEMLKAQNRYTLTPLAMKLVPPMDDDMNAFKNKIGDVVKTNSWLAVFSKNENEFNSYVDDMRKKAEGLGVQKVLDWDMQAWKTAQESAAKYQ
- a CDS encoding carbohydrate ABC transporter permease, with the translated sequence MLHEERTLGNQLFNVMNIIAFTLFTLACIFPFYYIFINTISDNKLASTGQILLLPKGTHFHNYVEVFKIKGLWNAAFISVARTVLGTLLTLVGSAFLGYAFCRGEYWKRTFWYRFVIVTMYFNAGLIPWFVTMKNLGMLNNFLAYILPGLVSPFFVILFKTYVEQIPPALEESAQLDGAGYMVRFTRVVLPLSMPILATIGVFASVGQWNAFMDTLFLMRDAKLYTLQFVLYQHLSEVNALAALMRSSSSGQPIDPSRLLTATSIRMTISIVVVLPILCVYPFLQRFFVKGIMIGAVKG
- a CDS encoding sugar ABC transporter permease, with product MKTAAEPRAGTLAPKKDSNAQKRAGFQLFLLTTPLLAVVLLFCYYPLYGWIYAFFDYHAGMKLSDTPFVGLKHFAALVDNAVTREDIVRVLRNTFAISFLGILTSPLPAIFAICLTEVRFKRFQRLVQTLTTLPNFISWILVYAVAWSVFSVGDGFLNRFLLAAGLIHNEINFLATDSHIWLTMLAYATWKGLGWSAIIYLAAIASIEQELYEAATVDGAGRFARIWHITVPGLMPTFFVLLLLSIANFINNGLEQYFVFQNPMNKGGIEVLDLFVYNQGMLGNDIPFATVVSMLKSVVSIVLLFAANAMSRAIRKESII
- a CDS encoding NUDIX domain-containing protein, whose protein sequence is MRTPIFFGAVHLLFYRNEEVLLLKRKNTGFEDGKWSVVAGRIDGGEEVKSAAIREAKEEAGVDILPEDLDIAGVIHRKNGNTEWIDFYLNVRAWRGVIVNAEPHKCEALQWFDRRALPEPMIGYIRTAIGKNRGEMWFDSLGW
- a CDS encoding ester cyclase encodes the protein MKKFHNKLKVLSLALTMTLGTVGTVSFSNSSHSYAATVVRANKVEKSNQGASSSHQLKPKQVAAAFYASYNGDLAAGFEKYISKKLVLHGFDGPMDRGVWLASDLELKGALKGYKLQVLDQIAEGNKVVTRWTLGGVQTGTILGIPASGREVHLSGISIDRIENGKSVEHWSEGNFGRFLQELQAPPTNQVTQNIKNNKVQVSSEVSANHLLKPKQVATAFYASYNGDLAAGFDKYISKDLLLHGFDGPMDRGVWLASDLELKAALKGYKLEVLDQIAEGNKVVTRWTLGGVHTGTILGIPASGREVHLSGISIDRIENGKSIEHWSEGNFGRFLQEISTPLNNQQDPKQVAAAFYASYNGDLAAGFDKYISKDLLLHGFDGPMDRGVWLASDLELKGALKGYKLEVLDQIAEGNKVVTRWTLGGVHTGTILGIPASGREVHLSGISIDRIENGKSVEHWSEGNFGRFLQEISTPLNGK
- a CDS encoding LysR family transcriptional regulator, with protein sequence MELRQLRYFMKVAETLHFGRAAEQLHMAQQPLSYQIKRLEDEIGVELLKRTTRTVALTSAGEALLADVQAGLGRIDRGVEIAQRIARGEGGKLIIGYSSYSLYSVLPPIVRQFRERFPHFEIVLLELVSPELELKVLNEDVDIGFLMFPGAKMSGLAYETIYQEPAAIALPKNHPLAERQSLSLRELENEKFVMYSRSANRMIFDDFISLCHLAGFSPVINQEAATESAIISLVAAGVGVSLVASSISRVRPDEVAYRRLIDPPLISEAAVLWKEEKQLPILQEIRQIAREVTQREGSD